The Streptomyces sp. NBC_01363 region ACGGAACCGTCGCCGATCAGCCGGGCGAGGTCGGGGTGGCGGGTGTCTACGTCGTCGAGGGAGGCCTCGACATAGGTGACGCCGGTGTAGTGCGGTGTCGCCGACGAGACCGCCGGGCGGATCCGGGACCAGGCGCCGTCCGCGCCGATCACGAGGTCGAACGTCTCCTGCCGCCCGTCCGCGAAGTGGACCAGTACGCCGTCCCGGGTCCCCGGCACCACCTGCGTCACGCCCCGACCCCACTGGACGTCGAGAGGGCCGAGCAGCAGGTCACGGAGTTGCCCGCGGTCGATCTCGGGGTTGGCCTGTTCATCTGGACGGGGTCGCCAGTCGCGCAGGACAGTTCCGTCCGTGTCCAGGATGCGCATGGCCTGCCCCTCGGGACGGGACAGTGCCTGGAACTCCGCCAGCAGACCGGCCTTGTCCAGTGCGAGCTGGCCCAGCCCTTCGTGCAGGTCGAGCGTGCCGCCCGGGGGGCGGGCGTCGAGGGCGGGATCGCGTTCGAGGACGGCGACGGGGTAGCCATGGCGGTGCAGGACACGGGCGAAGGTAAGGCCGGCAGGACCGCTCCCGACCACTGCGATGCGATGCGTCATGCCGATACACTGTATTAGTTCATTACGATGTATCGCAACGGTACAATGTCACCATGACTGTGTGGGACCGGCCGGAGCCGCCGACTCAACCCGTGCCGCTCGACCGGGAGCGGATCGTCGCCGCAGCCATCGCGCTGGCCGACGAGGGCGGGCTAGAGGCGGTGTCCTTGCGTAAGATCGCCGCCCGCCTGGACGCCGGCCCCATGCGCCTGTACAGATACATCTCCACCAAGGAGGAGCTGTTCGACCTCATGGTGGACGAGGTCCACGCCGAGATCCGCGCCGAGGAGCAGCCCGGTGACTGGCGGGAGGCGTTGCACGTCCTCGCCCAGCGCACCAGGCAGGCCGCCCTCCGCCACGAATGGCTGGCCGACCTTCTCGGCGGTCGCCCGGCCCTGGGTCCGAACCGCCTTGCCGTGACCGAGGCCACGCTGGCCGCCTTCGACGGCCTCGCGGACATCGACACCGTCATGCGCGCCGTGGAGACTGTCAGCGCCTACTTCATCGGCGCGACCAGGCGCGAGATCGCGAACCTGCGGGCCGAGCGCGCCACGGGCCTGTCCAAGCTCGACTGGCAGCGGGCCTCCGGCCCGCATCTGACGAGAATGCTGGCCACCGGCCGCTTCCCGGCGCTGGCCAGGGCCGTGTACGACGGCACGGACGTGGACGCCGAGGCATCCTTCGCGACCGGCCTGGACTGGGTCCTCGACGCCGTGGCCGTCAAACTCACCACGCCGCCGGCGTGACGCTTTGCTCTTGCCCGAGCGCCAGTCGTGGGCATGATGCCGGTGGTCATTCTCGCACTGCGTGCCCACGATCGACGAAACCGGCTCGACCGGGCGCATCGCCTCATCCAGCAGGATCGGCGTACCCGGAGGCACCAGACGCCGGGCGAACAGAGCTGACAGCTCTGCCTGACTCAATCCAGCGACCTGGCCGACCTTCCGTTGGTCGGTGAAGAACAGCTGCACGTGACCCCGCAGAAATGCGTCACCACTCTGGCAACGGTCAGTCTTCCGATGCCGGTCGGAAGTGTGCTGGGAGATGCCGCGATGCCACTCGGATGAGACAACTTCAAGTGTCTGGAGAACCGTCCAGCTTCGGCTCGTACCACCAGCCCGGCCCCTGGGGCAGGACCGGGACGGCCTGGGCCAGTGCCACCTTGGTCGGGAACTCCACGGAACCGATCCTGCGAGCCCGGCGCCCGAGAAGCGCGTCGGGCGGTCCGTACGGCCTACGCCTGCTTGTGACCGAAGTAGGTCCTCGCACTCACGATGGTTCCTCATCACCGGCGAGCCGAATGTTGATCGCGGTCTCAAGCTCAGTCATCGTGCGGCGAAAGGCGGTCTCCAGATCGACGTCAAAGCGGCGAGCCAGAATGAGCACCGACCACAGACAGTCCGCGAGCTCATGCTCCAGCGCCACTCGCCCGCCCGGCATGTCCCGAGCTCCCTCTTCGGCCATGACCAGCTTGGCCAGGTCACCGACATCGCCCACGAAGCCGAGCATGAACTCTTCCCGTGTCCAGACCCGGCCCCGTTCACGCCGGTTCAGCCGGTCGTACAGATCATGTACTCGCATCGCCTGCTGCTGCAGCGCGTCAAGGCTCATCCGCGCCTCCCGCCGGTCCACGTCGGACCCACATGCTCTCAAGCCGGGCGTTCAGCCACACTGCTCCAGCCCCGTCTCGGGCCTGCAGATCTGGCACGGCTCGATGTCCGGCTCGGCCAGCGCGATCATCGCCTCCTCTCGGTCGAGGAATCCACCCTCGACCGGATACAGCGCACAGTCCCCGCGGTGCACCAGAGCCACCGACGACGACCGCTGCGGCTGGATCTTCCACCGCATCGCGGCGTGCGCCTGCTCCCAACGCCGCCGCTCCTGCTGCTCCGCGATCTCCAGTTCCCGGATCCGGCCCCGGACCTGACGCAGCTGCCACTCCAGCCAGTCGGCCAGGGCTTGGTTCTTGTCCAGGTCGGATATGCCGCCGGACACGGCTACGCCTCGGCCGGCTCGTGTGCGTGCTTGAGCGCCATACGTGCCGCAACACGGTCGCCGGCTTCGACGGAATCCCAGAAGGGATGTGTGGACACAGCGATGCTGAGCTCCCGGAGCCGGGCGCGGAAGCGGGTGACTTCCGCGGCCTGGTCCTCGGTGTACCCCGGGCTGTCCGGCTTCGCGGAGATGTAGTTGCTGTGGAGCTGCTTGTCGCTCTCCCAGCCGGGCATCGGCTCAGCCCGACCACGGCAGGGTCTTGGCGTACTCCTCGGACGCGGCACGGGTCTCGTCGAGGGCGGCCTGGGCGTCGAGGAGGTCCTGCGGGAAGGGGAAGGATTTCGGCACGCCGCAAGGGTGCGTCTGTTCGAATTTCGGATGCGAGTGGCGCGCCGAAACCCTACAAAACGGGCACGATCAGGTCTGGAGCGAGCCACCCTCGCCCCAGACCCGCACCCCGTCGCGCGGGTCACATCTCCTCCGGGCGCAGGTCGCGAACCCACCGCCTACTTGGTCGTGTGTGGGGTAGACCTGAACGTCGGTGTAGGCGCCCTTGATGTCCCCCGCGCCCGCGGGCCACTTCAGGTTCACGGTGTGGGTCTCGTTCGGGGGCGTCACCAGGATGTTGGTCGGGGACGCGAGGCTGTCGCCGGTGTTGTCGATGTCGTAGGCGAGGTCGAAGACAGCGGCGTCACCGGGCTTCAGGGTGGTGATACGCGGCTGGGCGTGGCCGCGCTCGATGGGGTTCGAGGTGTTGTCGGCGTCCTTGATGTCGACGCCGGCGAAGCCCGTCGCCGAGCAGGTGGTCGAACCCCGGTTGATCATGGTGATGTCGATCCTGCCGGAGTCCTCGTCGGGCGCGGCGTCCATGGCGTCGATGGCCAGGTCCTGCGTCTTGCAGAACGTGACCTTGCCGCCGGTCTTCATCGTGCCGTTCGCGGCTGCCTTCGCCTCGGTGTCCTCACCGGAGCCCGACTTCGCGTTGCCGGCCTCCGAGCCGCCGGAGCCCGGGCCGCCCTGCAACTTCGAGCCACCGTCCGAAGACGAAGAAGACGAGGACGAGGACGAGGAGCCCTTGGAGGACGAGTCCTTCCCGGAGCCGTCGCTGCCACAGGCGGTGAGCGAGAGGGCGGCGGCGACGCCGACGGCGGCAAGAGCAGTGACGCGGGTGTACTTCACGGTGTTCCCCCAGGAATAACGCGGTGCATGCGGTCGGAAATATTTGTATCCCGCACCGAGTCACAGGCGGCCCTCCACGACGTCTTCGTTCCGTCACAGGCGTATCGACCTCACGGTCCGCCAAGGCGTCACCGTACGGTCACCCGCCTGGCCCGAGTTCGACCTCTGGCCCCGGTCGTAGCCGTGTCTCCACCGGCAACGCGGTCCGGTCCGGCACTCTGTGCCCATGACCGACGTCTTCGAGCACACCCCGCAGGTCTGGAATGCCTCGCAGCTTCGCGACGCACTCAAGGACCTGCCCGATGACGCGCCCGTCCACATCGGCGTGGCAGACGACCCCGGCGACTTCGACGGATACCGGGACTTCGTCCTCGTGGACGCTCATCAGGTGGAGAACTGGTGGCCGCCCACCTCCACAGCGCCGGAACGTACCGAGACAGCACAGGAACTGACGCTGTTCGCCGACTGGGAACCGGGCGCATACGACCGTCTGGACTGAACCGGGACCTACCGCGGCGCCTCGCCCCGGGTAGGGGGTCAGGTGGGGTTCAGCGGAGTATTGCCGGGTACCCGCGTACAGCTCAGGTTCCAGCGACAGGACCGTGAACGGCTCCCCCGCCTTCACCGCGTGAAGCGCGCGACTGTTGTCACCGTGGCCTCGATCGTCTCTGGCTCAAGCCGTGATCAGCCAGCCTCCAGGGCATCGGCCCGCCTTTTTAGGTTTGCCGCGATGCCGTCCCAGTCCGGTCCGTGAAGCCACAGGTTCTCGGCAGCCTCGCGCATCAGCACCGGCTCGTCCGGCCGTTGCAACAACACCAGCCGAAAGGCCAGATTCCGGACCCAGACCGGCAACTGGCCGTCGACCACGTGCGGACTGAGCTCACGCAGCATCGCGAGGATCGCATTCGCGTCCGCGAAGGTCAGCTCCTCAACGAAGTAGTGCTCCCGGTGTTCCTGGTCGCACTCCGGCGTGGGCCCGTACTCGTCTCCGTAGAGACACCACGCGTGCTCCGTCAGGGTGCTGTGCATGTCCTGGAGCCTACGACGCCATGATCCGTCGACGGCCTAGTGCCGGATCAGGCAACGTTTGCCCTGTTGTGATGTGACGCGCCGTCCGGGTGCTGTGGTGGACGGCGCGTGGCCGTCATTCTGTCCGGGTGGCAGAACGAGTGCGTGTCCGAGAGATCGATGACGATGAGGGGCGGCGGCTGCTGCGGATTATCCGCAGAGGCACCGGGTCTGTGGTGACCTGGCGGCGGGCCCAGATGGTGCTGCTATCCGCGCAGGGCATGCCGGTGGCGAAGATCGCCGAGGTGTCGTTCACCAGCGACGACCGGGTCCGGGACGTGATCCACAACTTCAACGCCGACGGCTTCGACTCTCTGTATCCGAAGTACTCCGGTGGCCGGCCCAAGACGTTCACGCTGCCGGAGCGCCGTGAGATCAAGAAGATCGCGAAGTCCAAGCCGGCCGAGCACGACCTGCCGTTCTCGACCTGGAGCCTGTCCAAGCTGGCGGACTTCCTGGTCGCCGAGGGGGTGGTCGACGACATCAGCCACGAGGGTCTGCGCATCCTGCTCCGCGAGGAAGGCGTCTCCTTTCAACGCCTGAAGACCTGGAAGACCTCCCGTGATCCGGACTACGCGGCCAAGAAAGCGCGGGTTGAGCACCTGTACGCGATCGCCGACGGCGAGGTCATACCCGAGAACGGCGAGCCCGAAGTCATCTTCTGTATGGATGAGTTCGGGCCGCTCAACCTGATGCCCCACCCGGGCCGGCAGTGGGCCGAGCGCGGCGGCAGGCACAAGGACCCAGATCGCGAACCGCGCCGACGGCGGCGAGCGACCTGCAACCGTTACGGCGGGGTGCGACACCTGTTCGCCGCTCTGGATGACTCTGCTGCGCAATTCCTGGGTCAGGCTGTGAGTCGGTAGGCGAGGCGTTCGAGCCGGCTGCTGCGGGTGTGATGCTGGTCGTGTCCGGTCCAGTGGGCGTCGAGTCTGATCACGTTGAGTGCGGTGGCGGAGAAGGCGTGTTGGAGGCGGACTTTCGGTAGCCCGCGGTAGCGGGCCCGGCGTATGCCGGTGATGTCGAGGGCTTGATTGATAGTGCCTTCCACACCCGCTCGCAGGGCGTACTTGGCCTTCCACGTCTCGGTCTTCTGCTCGGCGCGGGCCTGGGTGAGGGCTTCTTCTGGCTCTCTGGGGCGCAGGGTGAGCATGCGGCGGCCTTTCGCGGAGCTGGTGCATTGGTCGCGGAAGGGGCAGGGGCGGCAGGTGCGGACGCCGAAGGTGATGACGATCGCGTCCGTTCCGTGCTGTTTCACGGGGTTCCAGTGCGCGCTGGTCTTGCCGGCGGGGCAGCGGACCTGGCGGGCCCTCCAGTCGATGATGAAGGCGCTCTTGTCGAAGCCGGCGTGGGCCTTGGCCTGGGCGGAATGATCCAGCAGAACCGGGGTGACCATACGGGTGCCCTGTTTCAGCGCGGCGGCGATGAGGTCGGCGGATGGATAGCCGGAGTCGAGGTAGTGCTCGGCGGGCCTGATGCCGTGCTCGGCCAGGCGCTGTTGGACCGGGGCGGTCGCTTTCACATCGGGCACGGTGGCATCGGTGGTGCACACGTCCGTGATCAGATTCGGTGCCGCCCGGACACCGGCTTCGGCTTCGGCTTCGGCTTCGGTGGGAGTGTCGCAGGTCTCGGTGAGATGGACCTTGTAGCCCATCCAGAACAGGCCCTCGCCCTTGGCCGCCCAGCGTGCGTCCGCGTCGTAGGGGGAGGCGAGGCGGCGATGACCGGGCGGGACACCCTCGTCGTCGGCGGCCCGCTTCTTGATCACCTCCCGTCCCCTGGTGTCGGTGCTCAGGTAGTACGTCTGGACGAGGATCTGCCGCAGGATCTGTACGGACTCGATCTCACGGATCCATGGGGGTGTGCCGGGTGACCAGGCCGCCCGGCACAACGCCAGCGCGTCCTGGCCGAAGACCTGCGCGAGCCGGTCGCGTTTCGTCTGCGAGGCGGGCATGCGCCAGCCGTCCACCCGCGGCCCGTACCGGTGAGCGAACTCGGCGACATCGACCTGCCCGGCCAGCCACGACGGCGCCGCGACAGCCAGGGCCTCCAGCGCCGCCCGCACACTCTCCCCGGCCAGCTCGAGGCGGTTCAAGTCCCGCACCGCACTGATCACATGGGTGGAATCGGTCCG contains the following coding sequences:
- a CDS encoding TetR/AcrR family transcriptional regulator, giving the protein MTVWDRPEPPTQPVPLDRERIVAAAIALADEGGLEAVSLRKIAARLDAGPMRLYRYISTKEELFDLMVDEVHAEIRAEEQPGDWREALHVLAQRTRQAALRHEWLADLLGGRPALGPNRLAVTEATLAAFDGLADIDTVMRAVETVSAYFIGATRREIANLRAERATGLSKLDWQRASGPHLTRMLATGRFPALARAVYDGTDVDAEASFATGLDWVLDAVAVKLTTPPA
- a CDS encoding MazG nucleotide pyrophosphohydrolase domain-containing protein, which translates into the protein MSLDALQQQAMRVHDLYDRLNRRERGRVWTREEFMLGFVGDVGDLAKLVMAEEGARDMPGGRVALEHELADCLWSVLILARRFDVDLETAFRRTMTELETAINIRLAGDEEPS
- a CDS encoding DUF6233 domain-containing protein; the protein is MSGGISDLDKNQALADWLEWQLRQVRGRIRELEIAEQQERRRWEQAHAAMRWKIQPQRSSSVALVHRGDCALYPVEGGFLDREEAMIALAEPDIEPCQICRPETGLEQCG
- a CDS encoding DUF4232 domain-containing protein; protein product: MKYTRVTALAAVGVAAALSLTACGSDGSGKDSSSKGSSSSSSSSSSSDGGSKLQGGPGSGGSEAGNAKSGSGEDTEAKAAANGTMKTGGKVTFCKTQDLAIDAMDAAPDEDSGRIDITMINRGSTTCSATGFAGVDIKDADNTSNPIERGHAQPRITTLKPGDAAVFDLAYDIDNTGDSLASPTNILVTPPNETHTVNLKWPAGAGDIKGAYTDVQVYPTHDQVGGGFATCARRRCDPRDGVRVWGEGGSLQT
- a CDS encoding DUF6225 family protein, which encodes MTDVFEHTPQVWNASQLRDALKDLPDDAPVHIGVADDPGDFDGYRDFVLVDAHQVENWWPPTSTAPERTETAQELTLFADWEPGAYDRLD
- a CDS encoding IS1182 family transposase, whose protein sequence is MSMRPEGLPEVPEQTVMVARAAFPQGSLAIRVRDRLAEVFADEPFASAFGVRGAPGLSPGVLCLVTVLQFAEDLTDRQAAAMAVRAIDWKYALGAELTDTGFDASVLSRFRSRLSDNGMERVVFDRLLEYCVEEGLVAAGGRQRTDSTHVISAVRDLNRLELAGESVRAALEALAVAAPSWLAGQVDVAEFAHRYGPRVDGWRMPASQTKRDRLAQVFGQDALALCRAAWSPGTPPWIREIESVQILRQILVQTYYLSTDTRGREVIKKRAADDEGVPPGHRRLASPYDADARWAAKGEGLFWMGYKVHLTETCDTPTEAEAEAEAGVRAAPNLITDVCTTDATVPDVKATAPVQQRLAEHGIRPAEHYLDSGYPSADLIAAALKQGTRMVTPVLLDHSAQAKAHAGFDKSAFIIDWRARQVRCPAGKTSAHWNPVKQHGTDAIVITFGVRTCRPCPFRDQCTSSAKGRRMLTLRPREPEEALTQARAEQKTETWKAKYALRAGVEGTINQALDITGIRRARYRGLPKVRLQHAFSATALNVIRLDAHWTGHDQHHTRSSRLERLAYRLTA